A genomic segment from Pollutimonas thiosulfatoxidans encodes:
- a CDS encoding TRAP transporter large permease, which translates to MSVELVSIAIPILLILLLAIGVPIAFATASTGLLIGYALFGGSTFFFVPFRMYDLMNNYVLIAVPLFLFMGYMLEHGGVAHKMFRVIHIWSGHIRGGLAVGTILAGAILAAMVGVIGAEIVALGLVALPQMLKRGYDRKLSFGVVCAGGSLGQMIPPSVILIIYALMANVPVRDLFLAALLPSGVLVALYIAYVLIRARLNPDMAPAAPVEELNMPFRQKLALGKDLVLPFGIILSVLGTLYGGIATPTEAASIGVFGAIVAAFINKRLTLSSIGEALKQTSVTIGMLMWTFFGANAMISVYSRAGGVSYLSGIINGLGLEPFQLLLMIMLILVLLGMLIDVIGILILTMPIFLPILSDAGINLIWFGILFSINMQISYLTPPFGPAVFYLKAVAPPDTSLSELYRSVWPFVGLQLLALFIVLIFPQLALWLPSVSQ; encoded by the coding sequence ATGAGTGTGGAACTTGTCTCCATCGCAATTCCGATCTTACTGATCTTGCTGCTTGCGATCGGGGTTCCCATCGCATTCGCGACGGCATCAACCGGCTTATTGATTGGCTACGCGTTATTCGGGGGCAGCACGTTTTTCTTCGTGCCGTTCCGAATGTACGACTTGATGAACAACTATGTGTTGATAGCAGTGCCCCTATTCTTGTTCATGGGCTACATGCTGGAGCACGGTGGGGTTGCGCACAAGATGTTTCGCGTCATCCACATTTGGTCCGGACATATCCGTGGTGGACTGGCCGTTGGAACGATTCTCGCCGGTGCAATTTTGGCCGCCATGGTCGGCGTCATCGGTGCGGAAATCGTGGCTTTGGGCTTGGTCGCACTGCCGCAAATGCTTAAGCGGGGCTACGATCGAAAACTCAGTTTCGGCGTTGTCTGCGCCGGTGGCTCGCTTGGTCAGATGATCCCACCCAGTGTGATTCTTATCATCTACGCACTGATGGCGAACGTACCCGTGCGCGACTTATTTTTGGCTGCCCTGCTGCCAAGTGGTGTACTAGTCGCTCTGTATATCGCCTATGTGCTTATACGCGCAAGGCTTAATCCCGATATGGCGCCGGCAGCGCCAGTTGAAGAGCTCAATATGCCATTCCGCCAGAAGCTGGCGCTTGGAAAAGACCTGGTACTGCCGTTCGGAATAATTCTTTCCGTCCTCGGAACGCTGTACGGGGGGATTGCGACGCCAACCGAGGCGGCCAGTATTGGAGTCTTTGGGGCGATTGTGGCCGCCTTCATTAATAAGAGACTGACGCTTTCCAGTATTGGCGAGGCGCTGAAGCAAACGTCCGTCACTATCGGCATGCTGATGTGGACCTTCTTCGGCGCTAACGCGATGATCAGCGTTTACTCGAGGGCAGGGGGTGTTTCTTACCTGTCCGGAATCATCAATGGACTTGGCCTCGAGCCCTTTCAGCTTTTGCTGATGATCATGTTGATATTAGTCCTATTGGGAATGCTGATTGATGTCATCGGGATACTGATCCTGACCATGCCCATATTCCTGCCGATCCTGTCCGACGCGGGAATTAACCTGATCTGGTTCGGCATTCTCTTCTCGATCAATATGCAGATCTCGTATCTGACACCGCCATTCGGCCCCGCAGTGTTCTACCTGAAAGCGGTGGCCCCTCCGGACACCTCCTTATCGGAACTGTACCGGTCCGTCTGGCCATTCGTGGGCTTGCAGTTGTTGGCGTTGTTTATCGTCTTGATTTTCCCGCAGCTGGCGCTTTGGTTGCCATCTGTAAGCCAATAG
- a CDS encoding TRAP transporter small permease subunit, with product MQPQEPSSQPHAVMPQSEAHPPEGPIERAVGKLNEVIGEGSGYLYFLVFAICLMEILLRFFFNSPTTWAFEVTIALCGIQYCLAGGNAHRLGRHIRIDAIYLAFPLRLRKVFDVVGEVIISLVVSSIVYGSGVQALRALSAWQTTGSAFDSPAPTFMKLAIPIGAFLILLQSLVNLRRAFIALRRGNEK from the coding sequence ATGCAACCACAAGAACCGTCTTCTCAGCCGCATGCCGTCATGCCACAGAGCGAGGCGCACCCACCAGAGGGACCGATTGAGCGTGCAGTCGGCAAGCTGAACGAGGTTATAGGTGAAGGCTCCGGCTATCTCTATTTCCTGGTCTTTGCCATTTGCCTGATGGAGATCCTTCTCCGGTTCTTCTTCAATTCACCGACGACGTGGGCCTTTGAAGTGACCATAGCCTTGTGTGGAATTCAGTATTGTCTGGCTGGCGGCAACGCCCATCGGCTTGGTCGTCATATCAGAATCGACGCTATTTACCTGGCGTTCCCGTTGCGATTGCGCAAGGTATTCGACGTTGTTGGCGAGGTGATCATCTCGCTAGTGGTTAGCAGCATTGTCTACGGCAGCGGTGTGCAGGCCCTGCGGGCGCTGTCGGCATGGCAGACGACCGGTAGTGCCTTCGATTCGCCGGCTCCAACGTTCATGAAGCTTGCGATACCTATCGGCGCATTCCTGATTTTGCTCCAATCACTTGTCAATTTAAGAAGGGCGTTCATCGCTCTGCGTCGAGGCAACGAAAAATGA
- the dctP gene encoding TRAP transporter substrate-binding protein DctP — MYKKLTALLIATSFCASVAMAADTQKLTIQTIYQTGDVNHRAIERFAANVKSASAGRLEIDLRTIGSVVGYTETVDAVAAGVLDGHIAFPGYFSGTEPGLGAIADLPSGYDNPYQAQMMMEYGGGLELLREMYATLGMYTVGALWSGVESMPVAKEVMKVDDLKGVKIRAPQGMASILFEKVGASVVNLPGSEVYGAFEKGVIDATDWGTLAMNEDAGLHGVATGFIHPGIHSMPLIDFSISLDRWKKLSPDLQTILTMATRDLSRDMIQSNAVRDAKTLQSLAAKSVPQYDWPVEERQAFRKTASEVWASYAEKSDYAKKAIDLQISFLKEQGYMQ; from the coding sequence ATGTACAAGAAACTGACAGCCCTGCTCATAGCAACGAGCTTCTGCGCCTCGGTGGCTATGGCCGCCGATACACAGAAGTTAACTATCCAAACGATCTATCAAACCGGAGACGTCAACCATCGGGCGATAGAGCGCTTCGCTGCAAATGTAAAAAGCGCTTCGGCCGGAAGGCTGGAAATCGATCTTCGCACCATCGGCAGCGTTGTCGGCTACACAGAGACGGTTGATGCGGTGGCAGCAGGGGTTCTTGATGGGCACATTGCCTTCCCAGGCTATTTTTCGGGAACTGAACCCGGGTTAGGCGCTATCGCCGATCTTCCCAGCGGCTACGACAATCCATACCAAGCCCAGATGATGATGGAATACGGCGGTGGCCTGGAATTACTGCGCGAGATGTACGCCACTCTTGGTATGTATACGGTGGGGGCGTTGTGGTCGGGCGTAGAGTCCATGCCAGTCGCCAAGGAAGTCATGAAAGTGGACGACTTGAAGGGTGTAAAGATACGGGCGCCTCAGGGCATGGCATCTATTCTGTTCGAGAAGGTTGGCGCCAGCGTGGTCAACCTCCCGGGCAGCGAGGTCTATGGCGCGTTTGAGAAGGGAGTTATTGATGCGACTGATTGGGGCACACTGGCAATGAACGAAGATGCGGGGTTACACGGTGTCGCTACCGGCTTTATTCACCCTGGCATTCACTCCATGCCTTTGATTGACTTCTCTATCTCGTTGGATCGCTGGAAGAAACTATCGCCAGACTTGCAGACCATCCTGACGATGGCCACGCGCGATCTGTCTCGCGACATGATACAGAGCAACGCAGTGCGCGATGCGAAGACATTGCAGTCGTTGGCTGCCAAATCTGTGCCTCAGTATGACTGGCCGGTTGAAGAGCGCCAGGCGTTCCGAAAGACTGCCAGCGAGGTGTGGGCTTCATATGCTGAGAAAAGCGACTACGCCAAGAAGGCGATCGACTTGCAGATCTCGTTCCTGAAGGAACAGGGCTATATGCAGTAA
- a CDS encoding class I adenylate-forming enzyme family protein, with product MITDRLYLHAERQAEKTFVVYGTTAISYGDMALLVSEFAEKLHARGVAPGSHVALLCGNRPEFLVAWFAINELGAVAVPLNVSLVGEGLRYTLSQSAASVLLVDPELYAEKRDTIDALETPIPKIMIEPGMLELPSTQRSRWKQAGEVDPLMASAILYTSGTTGLPKGVVLPHRAYDAAGIDMAEALGVTADDRIMVFLPLFHANPQMYAVMSALQAGATLILIPQFSASRFFEDARLYKATGFTFVGTVLSILVKRHAGAQHEHGLKWCVGGGAPERVWRDVQSRFGVRVHELYGMTETGGWVTMNTNEGTRIGSVGPPRNGVKISIRSETGQPLTVREKGEITAQAAQEGIFFSKYWNNPEATSAVLKDGWLYTGDRGWLDEDGYLYFDGRVKELIRRGGEMIAPTEIEQQLLKHEGVKDCAVVGVPDDIMGEEVKVFVVTDREIDPQALKSFLTDRIPAYMIPRFFSFVEGIPKTETQKIKRHDLHFLTSHTIDTISNA from the coding sequence GTGATTACAGATCGCCTTTACTTACATGCTGAGCGGCAAGCGGAAAAGACCTTCGTCGTCTACGGCACTACTGCAATCTCCTACGGAGACATGGCTTTACTAGTCTCCGAGTTTGCGGAGAAACTGCATGCCAGAGGTGTCGCGCCAGGCAGCCATGTCGCGCTGCTATGCGGCAACCGGCCGGAGTTCCTGGTGGCGTGGTTTGCCATTAACGAGCTTGGTGCAGTGGCAGTACCGCTGAACGTGAGTCTCGTGGGCGAAGGCTTGCGCTATACCCTAAGCCAAAGCGCAGCGAGCGTCCTTTTAGTGGACCCCGAGCTATACGCGGAGAAACGTGACACTATCGACGCCCTTGAAACGCCTATCCCGAAAATCATGATTGAGCCGGGCATGTTGGAGCTTCCATCCACACAGAGGTCCAGATGGAAGCAAGCTGGCGAAGTTGATCCGCTGATGGCCAGCGCCATACTTTACACGTCGGGGACCACAGGACTGCCCAAAGGTGTGGTCCTTCCCCATAGGGCTTATGATGCGGCCGGAATCGACATGGCAGAAGCACTGGGTGTAACGGCCGACGACCGCATCATGGTGTTTTTGCCTCTGTTCCATGCGAACCCGCAGATGTACGCAGTTATGTCGGCCCTGCAAGCGGGTGCCACGCTAATTCTCATCCCGCAGTTTTCGGCAAGCCGCTTCTTTGAGGACGCACGCCTTTACAAAGCTACGGGTTTCACCTTTGTGGGGACCGTGCTCTCTATCCTGGTAAAGCGGCACGCCGGAGCGCAGCACGAACATGGCCTGAAGTGGTGCGTAGGCGGGGGCGCGCCAGAGCGGGTCTGGCGGGACGTGCAAAGCCGATTTGGCGTTCGCGTACATGAGCTATATGGCATGACCGAGACGGGCGGTTGGGTCACTATGAATACCAATGAAGGCACGCGGATCGGATCGGTAGGGCCGCCGCGTAACGGCGTGAAAATCTCGATTCGCTCCGAGACGGGACAGCCGTTGACGGTTAGAGAAAAGGGCGAGATCACGGCCCAGGCTGCGCAGGAAGGCATCTTTTTCTCTAAGTACTGGAACAATCCCGAAGCCACTTCGGCGGTATTGAAGGATGGCTGGCTATACACCGGTGACCGCGGTTGGCTGGATGAAGACGGCTACTTGTACTTTGATGGCAGAGTGAAAGAGCTGATTCGTCGCGGAGGTGAAATGATCGCCCCGACGGAAATCGAGCAACAGCTACTCAAACATGAAGGTGTGAAAGACTGCGCAGTCGTTGGCGTTCCCGACGACATCATGGGAGAAGAGGTGAAAGTCTTTGTGGTGACCGATCGCGAGATCGATCCCCAGGCCTTGAAATCCTTCCTGACTGACCGGATCCCCGCTTATATGATTCCGCGTTTCTTTTCTTTTGTAGAAGGTATTCCCAAGACCGAGACGCAAAAGATCAAAAGGCACGATCTGCATTTCCTTACATCGCACACGATAGATACGATATCCAACGCATAA
- a CDS encoding acyl-CoA dehydrogenase family protein, giving the protein MSNPDVLPHAWSRTLWRDLVDGDFLDGLRDAVAQDVLPFADEIDRQDIYPVESIKRLARKGYTALTLAEKWGGQDASFLRCAAVFEEASYASAAVGISLITILQAQTLIKLFGTASLQEKVLPQFGEGLITSYALTEANHGSDIRSLDTKALKTPTGWRLNGRKSFITSGSAAEAYIVLAETSAGVSTFFVRHDMPGISNETGPNASTFGLRNGPHVDLILDDVELPDDHLIGIEGKGVRNAVTTLDFSRTVAGAISIGIARAAFDRALAFASNRLAFDKHVIDFQGIQWYFADMMAEIDAARLLVYEACGALDRHEEIARYSSEAKLLASRVATRTAEQAIQICGAYGVTESAPFGRYLRDAKAYEIAGGSSEILKNTIGRHLSKFGESLRIAQK; this is encoded by the coding sequence ATGAGTAATCCCGATGTATTGCCCCACGCGTGGAGCAGAACGCTTTGGCGAGACCTCGTCGATGGTGACTTCCTTGACGGGCTGCGTGATGCCGTCGCGCAGGACGTTCTGCCTTTCGCCGATGAGATCGACCGCCAGGATATCTATCCGGTCGAGTCCATCAAGCGTCTTGCTCGTAAGGGTTATACAGCACTGACGCTTGCCGAAAAATGGGGCGGTCAGGACGCCAGCTTCTTGCGGTGCGCGGCCGTGTTCGAAGAGGCTTCATACGCGAGCGCGGCTGTGGGCATCAGCCTGATTACCATTCTTCAGGCGCAGACTCTAATCAAGCTTTTTGGCACCGCCTCGCTCCAGGAAAAAGTCTTGCCGCAATTCGGTGAAGGCCTTATTACCTCCTACGCATTGACCGAAGCGAATCACGGGAGCGACATTCGTTCGCTGGATACCAAAGCCCTCAAAACTCCAACTGGTTGGCGCCTGAATGGGCGCAAGTCTTTCATTACATCGGGCTCTGCCGCAGAAGCGTACATTGTTCTGGCCGAGACCAGTGCAGGGGTGTCGACCTTCTTTGTCCGCCACGACATGCCCGGGATCTCAAACGAAACGGGGCCCAACGCCAGTACTTTTGGCCTACGTAACGGCCCTCATGTGGACCTGATATTGGATGACGTCGAACTGCCGGACGATCACCTGATAGGGATAGAGGGTAAAGGTGTTCGCAACGCTGTCACGACACTGGATTTCTCGCGGACAGTCGCAGGTGCCATCAGTATAGGAATAGCACGAGCCGCGTTTGACCGGGCCCTGGCGTTTGCTTCGAATCGCTTGGCATTCGACAAGCATGTTATCGATTTCCAGGGGATTCAGTGGTACTTCGCTGACATGATGGCGGAGATAGACGCCGCCCGCTTACTTGTCTATGAGGCATGTGGAGCGTTGGACCGCCATGAGGAAATCGCCCGCTACTCCAGCGAGGCCAAGCTGTTGGCAAGCAGGGTGGCAACCCGGACAGCCGAGCAGGCCATTCAGATATGTGGCGCCTATGGTGTAACGGAAAGCGCGCCATTTGGCCGCTATTTGCGGGATGCGAAGGCCTACGAAATTGCCGGTGGTTCATCTGAAATTCTAAAAAATACGATTGGTCGCCATCTTTCCAAGTTCGGCGAGAGTTTACGGATTGCTCAGAAGTGA
- a CDS encoding zinc-binding dehydrogenase, protein MQSYSIESANGQAKLHLQDIGRPVPGSGQVLLRLHAAGLNRGELIAAHASTGAASRPKPLGGEGAGEVIELAADVSNVKVGDRVMGRCYGAFAEYALMDAAEAMLIPDGLSWQEAAAIPLAYLVAYDMLVVQGKLQADEWLLITGASSGVGVACLQLAKALKARVAGTSSSAEKLARLKALGLDVGIQTRSPDFCDAVMQATQDKGANLVVNNVGGSVFAECMRSMAYEGRFATVGYLDGQLSSNIDIGLLHAKRLVLFGVSNKLRSAAERAALVQRFTADILPLFASGQLRPVIDRTYPFQELPAAIAHMESDRHLGKIVLG, encoded by the coding sequence ATGCAGTCATATTCGATCGAGTCAGCAAATGGGCAAGCCAAACTTCACCTGCAGGACATCGGGCGGCCGGTCCCCGGCTCCGGCCAGGTCTTGCTGCGCCTGCATGCCGCAGGCCTGAATCGCGGCGAACTGATCGCAGCCCATGCGTCCACCGGGGCCGCGTCGCGCCCCAAACCGCTAGGTGGCGAGGGCGCAGGCGAAGTCATTGAGCTCGCCGCCGACGTCAGCAACGTAAAAGTGGGCGACCGCGTCATGGGCAGATGCTACGGTGCCTTTGCCGAATACGCCTTGATGGATGCCGCGGAAGCCATGCTGATTCCTGACGGCCTTTCCTGGCAGGAAGCCGCAGCGATTCCCCTTGCCTATCTGGTGGCTTACGACATGCTGGTAGTACAAGGAAAACTGCAGGCCGACGAATGGCTATTGATCACGGGCGCTTCGTCGGGCGTTGGCGTTGCTTGCCTGCAACTGGCCAAGGCCTTGAAGGCACGCGTGGCCGGCACATCGAGCTCCGCGGAAAAGCTGGCGCGCCTGAAAGCACTCGGCCTGGATGTCGGCATACAGACGCGCAGCCCTGACTTTTGCGACGCCGTCATGCAAGCCACGCAAGATAAAGGCGCCAACCTGGTCGTTAACAATGTGGGCGGCTCGGTATTCGCCGAGTGCATGCGGTCCATGGCCTACGAGGGCCGATTCGCCACGGTCGGCTACTTGGACGGCCAACTAAGTAGCAACATAGACATCGGCCTGCTGCACGCCAAACGACTGGTGCTTTTTGGTGTATCGAACAAGCTGCGCAGCGCGGCAGAGCGCGCCGCACTGGTTCAGCGCTTTACCGCCGATATCCTGCCGCTGTTCGCCAGCGGGCAGTTGCGACCCGTTATCGACCGCACTTACCCCTTCCAGGAGTTGCCCGCCGCCATCGCCCATATGGAATCCGACCGCCATCTGGGCAAGATTGTGCTCGGTTAA